One region of Hymenobacter sediminicola genomic DNA includes:
- a CDS encoding FecCD family ABC transporter permease, with amino-acid sequence MNQRALPWIVASLLLMLALVVLGLRIGSYETDYGFILRTLTHYNPQDPAQLVLIELRLPRILLALLAGAGLAFSGYLMQAMVNNPLADPYLLGTASGASLGAILCLSLLPSLTLGGFYLPPFFALAGALGTTLVVVAVGSRRGQIIPAQLLLAGVAVGSLTTAIGGVFTFLSATQEKLRSVTFWAAGSFERAGWSVLPYPALMLAAALLLFGFVQKDLNILLLGEERAQGLGVNVARTRWLLLLTASGLTGCVVALCGPVGFVGLMVPHLTRWLLGVTGRANMLFCALLGGNFLLACDLLARLLYPPAGLPVGLVTALFGVPFFVYLLRNKG; translated from the coding sequence ATGAACCAACGCGCCCTGCCCTGGATTGTGGCCAGCCTGCTGCTGATGCTGGCGCTGGTAGTGCTGGGCCTTCGCATCGGTTCCTACGAGACTGATTACGGCTTTATCCTGCGCACGCTCACGCACTACAACCCCCAGGACCCGGCGCAACTGGTATTGATAGAACTGCGGCTGCCACGCATTCTGCTGGCGTTGCTGGCCGGGGCCGGACTGGCTTTCAGCGGCTATCTGATGCAGGCCATGGTCAACAACCCGCTGGCCGACCCCTATCTGCTTGGTACGGCTTCCGGAGCCTCATTGGGCGCTATTCTGTGCCTCTCGTTGCTGCCCAGCCTCACCTTGGGCGGATTTTATCTGCCGCCGTTCTTTGCCTTGGCTGGTGCGCTGGGCACTACGTTGGTGGTGGTGGCCGTAGGGAGCCGGCGGGGGCAGATTATTCCGGCGCAGCTACTACTTGCAGGTGTGGCGGTTGGTTCGCTCACTACAGCCATTGGCGGCGTGTTCACCTTTCTGTCAGCCACGCAGGAGAAGCTGCGGAGTGTCACGTTTTGGGCGGCTGGTAGCTTCGAGCGGGCTGGCTGGAGCGTATTGCCCTATCCGGCGCTTATGCTGGCGGCGGCGTTACTGCTCTTTGGCTTCGTCCAGAAAGACCTCAATATTTTGCTGCTGGGAGAGGAACGCGCCCAAGGCCTGGGCGTAAACGTGGCCCGTACCCGTTGGCTGCTACTGCTCACGGCTTCCGGTCTGACAGGCTGCGTAGTGGCGTTGTGCGGCCCGGTGGGCTTTGTCGGGCTCATGGTGCCGCATCTTACTCGCTGGCTGCTGGGTGTCACGGGGCGGGCCAATATGCTGTTTTGCGCACTGCTCGGCGGTAATTTCCTGCTGGCCTGCGACCTATTGGCTCGGCTGCTCTATCCACCTGCTGGCTTGCCCGTAGGGTTGGTCACGGCCCTGTTCGGCGTACCGTTCTTCGTATATTTGCTGCGAAATAAAGGTTGA
- a CDS encoding 6-pyruvoyl trahydropterin synthase family protein, which produces MIYISRQEHFNAAHKLYNPKWSEERNREVFGPCANTNWHGHNFDLIVTVKGKPDPETGFVIDLKQLSTLIRTHVIDKVDHKNLNLDVPFMEGQMASTENLAIAFWQILAPEIELISSARLHSIKLYETPRNFVEYLGE; this is translated from the coding sequence ATGATTTATATCAGCCGACAGGAACACTTCAACGCCGCGCACAAGCTCTACAACCCCAAGTGGAGCGAGGAGCGCAACCGGGAGGTGTTCGGTCCCTGCGCCAACACCAACTGGCACGGCCATAACTTCGACCTAATAGTGACCGTGAAGGGCAAGCCCGACCCGGAAACCGGTTTCGTCATCGACCTCAAGCAGCTTAGTACGCTCATCCGCACACATGTCATCGACAAGGTAGACCACAAGAACCTCAACCTAGATGTGCCGTTCATGGAAGGCCAGATGGCCAGCACCGAAAATCTAGCTATTGCGTTCTGGCAGATTCTGGCTCCCGAAATTGAGTTGATTTCTTCGGCCCGGCTGCACAGTATCAAGCTCTACGAGACTCCTCGGAACTTCGTGGAATACCTGGGAGAATAA
- the lpxB gene encoding lipid-A-disaccharide synthase: MKYYLIAGERSGDFHAASLMSELQQQDPQAEFRFWGGDQMQAVGGTQVRHYQEMAIMGFWEAATSLLKFRGYLKQVQQDLLQYKPDVLILVDYAGFNLRVAKFAKAQGIKVFYYISPKIWAWNQSRVHTVKKLVDKMFVILPFEKEFYQRFGYDVDYIGNPIADSVAEHQASPDFYQRNHLDPKRPIIAVLPGSRKQEIEEMLYEMTAIIPPFLDYQFIVAGVDNLDPNYYAHFERNNVRIIFDQTYDLLAHAKAALVTSGTATLETALFDVPQVVCYRTSAVSYAIGKAVIKVPYISLVNLIADKEVVKELIQGDFNSRNLVTELKKVTADEAFIAQQKAGYAEIREKLGQQNSAEKAAKLMVGYLKK; this comes from the coding sequence ATGAAATACTACCTCATTGCTGGCGAACGGTCCGGCGACTTTCATGCTGCCAGTCTCATGTCAGAGTTGCAGCAGCAGGATCCGCAGGCCGAGTTTCGCTTCTGGGGCGGCGACCAGATGCAGGCAGTAGGAGGTACCCAGGTGCGTCATTACCAGGAAATGGCCATCATGGGTTTCTGGGAAGCCGCTACCAGCCTGCTCAAGTTCCGGGGCTACCTGAAGCAAGTACAGCAGGATTTGCTGCAGTATAAGCCCGATGTATTGATTCTGGTAGATTACGCCGGTTTCAACCTGCGCGTAGCCAAGTTTGCCAAGGCACAGGGAATTAAGGTGTTTTATTATATCTCGCCGAAAATCTGGGCCTGGAATCAGAGCCGTGTGCACACCGTCAAGAAGCTGGTTGACAAGATGTTCGTCATCCTGCCCTTTGAGAAGGAATTCTACCAGCGCTTTGGCTATGACGTAGATTATATCGGCAACCCTATTGCCGATTCCGTGGCCGAGCACCAAGCGTCCCCCGACTTCTACCAGCGTAACCACCTCGACCCAAAACGGCCCATTATTGCGGTGCTGCCCGGTTCGCGCAAGCAGGAAATTGAAGAAATGCTCTACGAAATGACGGCCATCATCCCGCCGTTTCTGGACTATCAGTTCATCGTCGCCGGGGTCGATAACCTCGACCCGAACTACTACGCTCATTTCGAGCGCAACAACGTCCGCATCATCTTCGACCAGACCTACGACCTGCTGGCCCACGCCAAGGCAGCCCTCGTTACGAGCGGTACTGCTACGCTGGAAACCGCCTTGTTCGATGTGCCGCAGGTGGTGTGCTACCGCACCAGTGCTGTGTCGTATGCTATTGGTAAAGCCGTTATCAAAGTCCCATACATTTCCCTCGTCAATCTCATTGCCGACAAGGAAGTGGTGAAAGAGCTGATCCAAGGCGACTTCAACTCCCGCAACCTCGTTACGGAGCTGAAAAAGGTAACTGCCGACGAAGCATTCATTGCCCAGCAAAAAGCCGGCTACGCCGAAATCCGCGAGAAACTAGGCCAGCAGAACTCCGCCGAAAAAGCCGCCAAACTGATGGTAGGGTATTTGAAAAAGTAG